The Polypterus senegalus isolate Bchr_013 chromosome 1, ASM1683550v1, whole genome shotgun sequence genome includes a window with the following:
- the LOC120518270 gene encoding extracellular calcium-sensing receptor-like, with protein sequence MIFAIEEINNSTDLLPGVSLGYKIYDACGSVQLAIRAAMALINTYDEDKQCSKPSTVLAIVGQSGSSPTIGIATTIGPFQIPVISHFATCTCLSNKKEFPTFFRTIPSDYYQSRALAQLVKHFGWTWVGTIRSDNDYGNFGMATFVQLAQQEGVCIEYSEVIYRTYPKEKFQKTVNVIKASSSKVIVAFTSPTDLEFLIKELLLQNVTGFQWVGSESWITDKYLSTLESAMVLSGAIGFAISDSEIPGLKDFLLNVHPYDTPGNAGLKEFWETIFRCNLNEKNTSGSAEPCTGFETLNSINNVYTDVSELRIVNNVYKAVYAVAHSLHNLLSCKSSQGPFEKSTCANKSNAKPWQILHYLKNVNFTTKNGETIYFDENGDPAARYSLVNWQTTAGITKFVSVGFYDASISNGKKFSMKNISIIWSNSNNKVPTSLCSDSCPPGTRKAVKKGKPVCCFDCIPCAEGEFSNTTDSTDCVKCPLEYFSNEKRDQCELKTIEFLSFGETMGILLVLLSVLGVCACFAIAVAFFRKRNTPLIRANNSEISFLLLFSLSLCFLCSLTFIGEPSDWSCMLRHTAFGITFVLCISCLLAKTIVVLMAFRSTLPGGNVMKWFGPTQQRIHIYTLTLIQSFICVLWLTLSAPFPYRNITYYKEKIILECDLGSPLAFYAVLGYIGFLSTMCFILAFLARKLPDNFNEAKFITFSMLIFCAVWITFIPAYISSPGKYTVAVEIFAILASSYGLLFCIFAPKYYIVILKPEKNTKKYLMNKVR encoded by the exons ATGATATTTGCaatagaagaaataaataacagcacAGATTTGCTGCCAGGTGTTTCTTTGGGTTATAAGATATATGATGCTTGTGGATCAGTGCAGCTGGCAATAAGAGCAGCGATGGCTCTCATAAACACATATGATGAAGATAAACAATGCAGCAAGCCATCCACTGTTCTCGCAATTGTTGGACAATCTGGCTCTTCCCCAACCATTGGGATTGCAACAACTATTGGACCATTCCAGATACCTGTG ATTAGTCATTTTGCTACTTGTACATGTCTTAGCAACAAGAAGGAGTTTCCCACCTTTTTCAGGACAATACCCAGTGATTATTATCAAAGCAGAGCTCTAGCACAGCTTGTGAAACACTTTGGTTGGACTTGGGTGGGGACAATTAGAAGTGACAATGACTATGGCAACTTCGGAATGGCTACATTTGTACAGCTAGCTCAGCAGGAAGGTGTCTGTATTGAATACTCTGAGGTGATATACAGAACTTATCCAAAAGAAAAATTTCAGAAAACTGTGAATGTGATAAAGGCTTCTTCTTCCAAAGTCATAGTAGCTTTCACATCTCCAACAGATTTAGAATTTTTGATAAAGGAGCTGTTACTTCAGAACGTAACAGGTTTCCAGTGGGTAGGTAGTGAATCATGGATTACAGACAAATACCTTTCCACCTTAGAAAGTGCTATGGTCCTCAGTGGGGCAATTGGATTTGCAATCAGTGATTCAGAAATACCGGGACTGAAGGACTTTTTGTTAAATGTACATCCATATGACACACCTGGCAATGCTGGCTTGAAGGAGTTTTGGGAGACTATTTTCAGATGTAATCTGAATGAAAAAAACACCAGTGGATCAGCTGAGCCATGTACTGGGTTTGAGACTTTAAATTCAATCAACAATGTATACACTGATGTGTCAGAATTAAGGATTGTCAATAATGTGTATAAAGCTGTATACGCTGTAGCTCATTCTCTCCATAATCTGCTTTCATGCAAAAGCAGCCAAGGTCCTTTTGAGAAGAGCACATGTGCCAACAAAAGTAATGCGAAACCTTGGCAG ATTCTACATTACTTGAAAAATGTCAACTTTACAACTAAAAATGGTGAGACTATTTACTTTGATGAAAACGGGGATCCAGCTGCCAGGTACTCCTTAGTGAACTGGCAAACCACAGCAGGAATCACAAAATTTGTTTCAGTAGGATTCTATGATGCATCCATATCAAATGGAAAAAAGTTTTCAATGAAAAATATAAGCATTATATGgtcaaatagtaataataag GTGCCTACATCTCTGTGCAGTGACAGCTGTCCACCAGGGACTCGCAAAgctgtaaagaaaggaaagcctGTCTGCTGCTTTGATTGCATTCCATGTGCTGAAGGAGAATTTAGCAACACCACAG attCTACAGATTGTGTGAAATGCCCGTTGGAATACTTCTCTAATGAAAAAAGAGATCAATGTGAATTAAAGACCATTGAATTTCTATCATTTGGGGAAACCATGGGAATTTTACTGGTTTTGCTTTCAGTACTTGGAGTGTGTGCATGCTTTGCCATAGCTGTTGCATTTTTCAGGAAAAGAAACACCCCACTTATCAGAGCTAATAATTCTGAGATCAGCTTTCTTCTCCTGTTTTCGCTctctttgtgttttctgtgttcaCTCACATTTATTGGTGAGCCTTCAGACTGGTCCTGCATGCTGCGTCACACAGCTTTTggaattacatttgttttgtgtatATCTTGTTTACTGGCAAAAACAATAGTGGTCTTGATGGCCTTTAGGTCCACTCTTCCAGGTGGAAATGTTATGAAATGGTTCGGACCCACCCAGCAAAGGATACATATTTACACTCTTACACTTATACAGAGTTTTATATGTGTTCTGTGGCTAACATTATCAGCTCCATTTCCATACAGAAATATAacatattacaaagaaaaaattattttggaatgTGATTTAGGTTCACCATTAGCTTTTTATGCAGTTTTAGGATATATTGGGTTTTTATCTACTATGTGCTTTATTCTTGCTTTCTTAGCTAGGAAATTACCAGATAATTTTAATGAAGCTAAATTCATCACCTTCAGCATGTTGATATTCTGTGCTGTCTGGATCACTTTCATCCCGGCTTATATCAGTTCACCTGGGAAATATACAGTGGCTGTGGAAATATTTGCAATATTAGCCTCCAGTTAtggtttacttttttgtatttttgctccTAAATATTACATTGTCATATTAAAACCTGAGAAGAAtaccaaaaaatacttaatgaatAAAGTTCGTTGA